A single Pseudomonas sp. HN11 DNA region contains:
- a CDS encoding type IV pilin protein: MSTDSQGFTLIELLIAVVIIAVLAGIAYPGYTSHMKKAYRAEIVALLTDQAQHLERFYTRTGTFIDASGVSEGNDRYRITAALNPQDFQLVATPGVGSMMAGDLCGDFSLTSTGMRTNPGAAPEMSRKQCWGQ; this comes from the coding sequence ATGAGCACGGACAGCCAGGGCTTTACCCTGATTGAGTTACTGATCGCCGTGGTGATCATTGCGGTACTGGCCGGGATTGCTTACCCCGGCTACACCAGTCATATGAAAAAGGCCTATCGCGCGGAAATTGTCGCGTTATTGACCGATCAGGCTCAGCATCTGGAGCGTTTTTATACGAGGACCGGCACTTTTATTGATGCAAGCGGCGTCAGCGAGGGCAATGATCGCTATAGAATCACCGCAGCATTGAACCCTCAGGATTTTCAGCTCGTGGCTACGCCTGGCGTCGGCTCGATGATGGCCGGCGACCTTTGCGGTGACTTCAGCCTGACCAGCACCGGTATGCGGACCAATCCGGGCGCGGCACCTGAAATGTCGCGCAAGCAGTGTTGGGGCCAATGA
- a CDS encoding pilus assembly PilX family protein has protein sequence MILKESIRLRQAGMVLLISLVVLLLLSLIGLSSMQSAVSQQKVSGSLWHRNQSLQSAESGLRRGESVVQRLFAALPKCRSIVSCAPPASAYSVVGAGVDPVSGITWVALEGGLYGIQSLGLAVGLAHLPPQTTADVYRVTAVGLSGQLRTLLESVYARVEEEGGSRFRRVAWRQLQ, from the coding sequence ATGATACTTAAAGAGTCTATTCGTCTACGGCAGGCCGGCATGGTGTTGCTGATCAGCCTGGTGGTGTTGTTGCTGTTGTCGCTGATAGGTCTGTCATCCATGCAGAGTGCGGTGAGCCAACAAAAGGTCAGCGGTAGTCTCTGGCACCGTAATCAGTCGCTGCAAAGCGCCGAGAGTGGCTTGCGGCGTGGGGAGTCGGTCGTACAGCGGTTATTTGCAGCGCTGCCCAAGTGCCGTTCGATTGTCAGCTGTGCGCCGCCGGCATCTGCCTATTCGGTGGTTGGGGCTGGGGTAGATCCTGTTTCGGGTATCACTTGGGTCGCACTGGAGGGGGGTCTATACGGCATTCAATCCCTGGGCCTCGCGGTTGGGCTGGCGCATTTACCACCGCAAACAACGGCCGACGTATATCGAGTGACGGCCGTCGGTTTAAGCGGCCAATTGCGCACGTTGCTGGAGAGCGTCTATGCACGGGTAGAAGAGGAGGGCGGCTCGCGTTTCCGGCGGGTGGCCTGGCGGCAACTTCAATAA
- a CDS encoding PilW family protein, with protein MRPLVRGFSLVELLLALAMGLVLVLGVSQVVISSRVTHASQQAAMLLQDDARFLLGKMTQDIRQVGMFGCLATAFIDNAPPAFDQPFSWRAEAGAKSLSLVTADVGLEGGKPDWTVLSDCTGTAQAHAGSAPAPAPGQIRIALRQITYTFEAGQLKVSTPAAPAKAVLVDNVQAFDISFGVAAKPSSTEVARYDASPADLALIRSVRIRMTLRDPTGHVKDQTYSVVAALRNRLG; from the coding sequence ATGAGGCCTCTTGTTCGCGGATTCAGCCTGGTGGAGTTGCTGCTGGCGTTGGCTATGGGGTTGGTCTTGGTGCTTGGGGTCAGCCAGGTAGTGATCAGTTCCAGAGTGACCCATGCCAGTCAGCAGGCTGCGATGTTGCTGCAGGATGACGCACGGTTCTTGCTGGGCAAGATGACCCAGGATATTCGCCAGGTGGGCATGTTTGGCTGTTTGGCCACGGCGTTTATCGACAATGCCCCACCCGCGTTTGATCAGCCTTTCAGTTGGAGGGCCGAGGCGGGGGCGAAGTCGTTGTCGCTGGTGACGGCGGATGTCGGTCTTGAGGGTGGCAAGCCCGACTGGACGGTATTGTCCGACTGCACAGGAACCGCCCAGGCGCACGCCGGCAGTGCGCCTGCACCAGCGCCCGGACAAATCCGCATTGCACTGCGCCAGATCACCTACACCTTCGAAGCGGGCCAATTGAAAGTCAGCACGCCTGCGGCCCCTGCCAAGGCCGTGCTGGTGGATAACGTGCAGGCCTTCGATATCAGCTTTGGCGTGGCCGCCAAACCTTCGTCGACGGAGGTGGCGCGTTACGACGCGAGTCCGGCGGACCTGGCCTTGATACGCAGCGTACGCATCCGGATGACGCTGCGAGACCCGACCGGTCACGTGAAGGATCAAACCTACAGCGTCGTGGCGGCGCTGCGAAACCGTCTGGGGTAG
- a CDS encoding PP0621 family protein, translated as MLRLLFWIAVIAAAVWFWRKLKSPAAKQHRDSEPNAALMVRCAHCGVHLPQDRALSSRQEWYCTQAHLEQGPKSIQH; from the coding sequence ATGCTTCGTCTACTGTTCTGGATTGCCGTCATTGCCGCCGCAGTATGGTTTTGGCGCAAACTCAAAAGCCCGGCCGCCAAGCAGCATCGTGACAGCGAGCCCAACGCGGCCCTGATGGTGCGCTGCGCCCACTGCGGCGTGCACTTGCCGCAGGATCGCGCCTTGAGCTCGCGCCAGGAATGGTATTGCACCCAGGCGCATCTGGAGCAAGGGCCGAAGTCTATCCAGCATTGA
- a CDS encoding GspH/FimT family pseudopilin, protein MRQQGFTLIELLLGLIVSGILANLATPSFKGLLESQQRHSAAQSLAGGLRYARTEAIARNQAVVIHAREDDWSQGWRVILDVSGRGYLDDDNPVLLEHQDNGRVPVVGNGPVKSQVRFSGLGEPVFSGGGFRAGTVHVCATDQAQSLYQVVLAPSGRISLRSDRAEQALCRSYSGTRTLRAASEPAAPWAWRR, encoded by the coding sequence ATGCGCCAACAAGGTTTCACCCTGATAGAACTGCTGCTCGGGCTGATCGTGAGCGGCATCCTGGCTAACTTGGCAACCCCCAGCTTCAAGGGTTTACTGGAATCACAGCAGCGTCACAGCGCAGCGCAATCCTTAGCCGGAGGGCTGCGCTACGCACGCACCGAAGCCATCGCACGCAACCAGGCCGTGGTGATTCATGCGCGGGAAGACGATTGGAGCCAAGGCTGGCGGGTCATTCTGGATGTAAGCGGACGCGGCTACCTGGACGACGATAACCCCGTGCTACTGGAGCACCAGGATAATGGTCGCGTGCCGGTAGTCGGCAACGGGCCGGTCAAGAGCCAGGTGCGCTTCAGCGGGCTGGGTGAGCCGGTGTTTTCAGGGGGTGGTTTTCGTGCCGGCACCGTACATGTGTGCGCCACGGATCAGGCGCAGAGCCTGTATCAGGTCGTACTGGCGCCCAGCGGGCGCATCAGCCTGCGCAGCGACCGTGCCGAGCAAGCGTTGTGCCGGAGCTACTCCGGCACACGGACGCTCAGAGCAGCGAGCGAACCCGCAGCTCCTTGGGCATGGAGAAGGTGA
- the pilV gene encoding type IV pilus modification protein PilV, with protein sequence MLACPCTGFPKDSPRHQIGMTLIEVLVAVLILAIGLLGAAVIQLNALKYTDSSRMTSQASFIAYDMLDRIRANSAVDYSWGRAERASASDASASVRDLDLHDFEANILGFAGTSAKGSVLVSAGEVTVSISWDDSRGANRPGARETFTLTSRIGDELRNAQ encoded by the coding sequence ATGCTTGCCTGCCCCTGCACTGGTTTCCCCAAGGATTCGCCTCGGCACCAAATTGGAATGACGCTGATCGAGGTGCTCGTCGCCGTACTGATCCTCGCCATTGGCCTGCTGGGTGCGGCGGTCATCCAGCTCAATGCGCTCAAATACACCGACAGCTCCAGGATGACTAGCCAGGCCAGTTTCATTGCCTACGACATGCTCGACCGAATCCGCGCCAATTCTGCTGTCGACTATTCCTGGGGCCGGGCCGAGCGTGCCTCGGCCAGCGATGCATCTGCCAGCGTGCGCGATCTGGACCTGCATGATTTCGAGGCCAATATCCTCGGCTTTGCCGGGACGAGCGCCAAAGGCTCGGTGTTGGTCAGTGCTGGCGAGGTGACTGTCAGCATCAGTTGGGATGACAGCCGGGGCGCGAACAGGCCGGGCGCCCGGGAAACATTCACCCTGACCAGCCGCATCGGTGATGAATTGAGGAACGCGCAATGA
- the thiO gene encoding glycine oxidase ThiO produces MAEQQQVVIVGGGVIGLLTAFNLATQGQTVVLLERAGLGQESSWAGGGIVSPLYPWRYSPAVTALAHWSQDFYPQLAQRLFAQTGVDPEVHTTGLYWLDLDDEAQALAWAAREGRPLSKVDVSAAHDAVPVLGGGYSQAIYMANVANVRNPRLVKSLKAALLALPGVTIHEQCEVTGFVLGAGNVVGVNTTDGLIFGDQVVLAAGAWSGELLGTLGLSLPVEPVKGQMILYKCASDFLSSMVLAKGRYAIPRRDGHILIGSTLEHEGFDKTPTNTALESLKASAVELIPALADAEVVGHWAGLRPGSPEGIPYIGQVPGFDGLWLNCGHYRNGLVLAPASCQLFTDLLLARAPIIDPAPYAPEGRINAG; encoded by the coding sequence ATGGCAGAGCAACAGCAGGTAGTGATTGTCGGTGGCGGAGTCATCGGTTTGTTGACGGCGTTCAACCTGGCGACCCAAGGGCAAACGGTGGTGCTGCTGGAGCGCGCGGGGTTGGGGCAGGAGTCCTCCTGGGCGGGCGGTGGCATTGTTTCGCCGCTGTATCCGTGGCGCTACAGCCCGGCCGTCACCGCGCTGGCCCATTGGTCCCAGGACTTTTATCCACAGCTGGCGCAGCGCCTGTTTGCCCAGACGGGGGTCGACCCGGAGGTGCATACCACGGGCCTGTACTGGCTGGACCTGGACGATGAAGCCCAAGCCCTGGCCTGGGCTGCGCGCGAAGGCCGCCCATTGAGCAAAGTCGACGTATCGGCCGCCCATGACGCCGTTCCGGTGCTGGGTGGCGGGTACTCCCAGGCGATCTACATGGCCAACGTCGCCAATGTGCGCAACCCGCGCCTGGTCAAATCCCTCAAGGCAGCGCTGCTGGCGCTGCCCGGCGTGACCATTCACGAACAGTGTGAAGTGACTGGTTTCGTTCTGGGTGCGGGCAATGTCGTGGGCGTGAACACAACTGATGGCTTGATCTTCGGCGACCAGGTCGTACTGGCGGCCGGCGCCTGGAGCGGTGAGCTGCTGGGTACGTTGGGTTTGTCGCTGCCGGTCGAGCCGGTCAAAGGCCAGATGATCCTGTACAAATGCGCTTCGGATTTCCTGTCGAGCATGGTCCTGGCCAAGGGGCGTTATGCGATCCCACGGCGTGACGGGCACATCCTGATCGGCAGTACCCTGGAACATGAAGGCTTCGACAAGACCCCCACCAACACCGCATTGGAAAGCCTCAAGGCATCAGCGGTGGAGCTGATTCCCGCCCTGGCGGACGCCGAGGTGGTTGGGCATTGGGCCGGATTGCGCCCAGGTTCGCCGGAAGGTATTCCTTACATCGGCCAAGTGCCGGGCTTCGACGGCTTGTGGCTCAATTGCGGCCATTACCGCAATGGCCTGGTGCTCGCGCCAGCGTCCTGCCAGCTGTTTACCGACCTGCTGCTGGCGCGTGCGCCGATTATCGACCCCGCGCCTTATGCGCCAGAAGGTCGGATCAATGCTGGATAG